One genomic window of Deinococcus reticulitermitis includes the following:
- the gap gene encoding type I glyceraldehyde-3-phosphate dehydrogenase encodes MKVGINGFGRIGRLVFRILEERGIEVVAINDLTDNKTLATLLKYDSTAGRFKGSVEYDEETLTVNGKKIHALSERDPAAIKWGEMGADIVIESTGIFTDREGASKHLAGGAKKVLITAPAKNEDFSIVLGVNEEQYDPQNHHIISNASCTTNSLGVPMKLLDEAFGIEKAIMTTVHSYTNDQRVLDLPHKDLRRARAAAVNIIPTSTGAAKAVSQVYPALKGKFDGTSLRVPTPTGSISDVVVILGRDVTKDEVNKVFRDAAEGKYKGILSYTEDPIVLSDIVGDPHSAIIDGGLTMAMGSLVKFFSWYDNEWGYSSRIADLVELVQQKG; translated from the coding sequence ATGAAAGTAGGCATCAACGGCTTTGGCCGCATCGGGCGTCTGGTCTTCCGCATCCTGGAGGAGCGCGGCATCGAAGTGGTCGCCATCAACGACCTCACCGACAACAAGACCCTCGCCACGCTGCTCAAGTACGACTCCACCGCCGGGCGCTTTAAGGGCAGCGTCGAGTACGACGAAGAGACGCTCACGGTGAATGGCAAGAAGATCCACGCGCTGTCCGAGCGCGACCCCGCCGCGATCAAGTGGGGTGAGATGGGCGCGGACATCGTGATCGAGTCGACCGGCATCTTCACCGACCGCGAGGGCGCGAGCAAGCACCTCGCGGGGGGCGCCAAAAAGGTCCTGATCACCGCGCCGGCCAAGAACGAGGACTTCTCCATCGTGCTCGGCGTGAACGAGGAACAGTACGATCCGCAAAACCACCACATCATCTCCAACGCGAGCTGCACGACCAACTCGCTCGGCGTGCCGATGAAGCTGCTCGACGAGGCTTTCGGCATCGAGAAGGCGATCATGACCACCGTGCACTCGTACACCAACGACCAGCGCGTGCTCGACCTGCCGCACAAGGACCTGCGCCGCGCCCGCGCCGCCGCCGTCAACATCATCCCGACGAGCACCGGCGCCGCCAAGGCGGTCAGCCAGGTCTACCCGGCCCTCAAGGGCAAGTTCGACGGCACCTCGCTGCGGGTGCCGACCCCGACGGGCTCGATCAGCGACGTGGTGGTGATCCTCGGGCGCGACGTGACGAAGGACGAGGTCAACAAGGTCTTTAGGGACGCTGCTGAAGGCAAATACAAGGGCATCCTGAGCTACACCGAGGACCCCATCGTGCTCAGCGACATCGTGGGCGACCCGCACTCGGCGATCATCGACGGCGGCCTGACGATGGCGATGGGGAGCCTGGTGAAGTTCTTCTCCTGGTACGACAACGAGTGGGGCTACTCGAGCCGCATCGCGGACCTCGTCGAACTCGTGCAGCAGAAGGGCTGA
- a CDS encoding HAD family hydrolase yields MPSPAPLKAVLFDRDDTLAYTDPAVYREAAQWVAARYGVGAQEAGRVLAGLWQEQADAWWDLRSLSDEEAFWERYGTELSTRLGLGPDAAPELLGAFPYERYMKPVAGTREVLEELRGRGLKIGVLSNTLPSIDRTLEAVGLSDLVDVALATCTLGVHKPEPRAFTLAAEALGVEPEEVLFVDDRPENVEAARALGMRSVLIDLEGANPKAIHHPRDVLELAGF; encoded by the coding sequence ATGCCGTCCCCCGCCCCCCTCAAAGCGGTCCTCTTCGACCGCGACGACACCCTCGCCTACACCGACCCCGCCGTCTACCGTGAAGCCGCGCAGTGGGTGGCGGCGCGCTACGGCGTGGGCGCCCAGGAGGCCGGGCGCGTCCTCGCCGGGCTCTGGCAGGAGCAGGCCGATGCCTGGTGGGACCTGCGCTCGCTGAGTGACGAGGAGGCATTCTGGGAGCGCTACGGCACCGAGCTGAGCACCCGCCTCGGCCTCGGCCCGGACGCCGCGCCGGAGCTCCTCGGGGCCTTTCCCTACGAGCGCTACATGAAGCCGGTGGCCGGCACGCGCGAGGTGCTCGAGGAACTGCGCGGACGTGGGCTGAAGATCGGCGTCCTGAGCAACACGCTCCCGAGCATCGACCGCACCCTCGAAGCGGTGGGGCTGAGCGACCTCGTGGACGTGGCCCTCGCCACCTGCACCCTCGGCGTCCACAAGCCCGAGCCGCGCGCCTTTACCCTCGCCGCCGAAGCGCTCGGTGTCGAGCCCGAGGAAGTCCTCTTCGTCGACGACCGCCCCGAGAACGTGGAGGCCGCCCGCGCCCTGGGGATGCGCTCCGTGCTGATCGACCTGGAGGGCGCAAACCCCAAAGCGATCCACCACCCCCGCGATGTGCTGGAGCTCGCCGGTTTCTGA
- a CDS encoding dipeptidase — protein MTRSLLIDGHLDLAYNAGLGRDLTLPLEELKERDPLAPRQRATVTFPELARSGLRLCFATLFAAPRTPEQPGYTDPAGARRRALAQLETYARWQDAGHVRVLRSRAEVRAHLAADSAPLGVVLLMEGADPVRGPDDLAFWQAAGVRVIGPAWGRTRFAGGTDAPGPLTPEGKALVRAMKDLGLTLDASHLDDASFWDAAELGVPMISTHANARALVPGNRHLTDEMARHVVSSGGVLGLVFHSRFIRPGWQEGNPRAPLGELTRHAEHYAALVGWDHVALGTDLDGGFGAEKTPQGVDRYCDVWRFVETLPTAVQAGVAGENWQRWLTHHL, from the coding sequence GTGACCCGCTCCCTCCTGATCGACGGCCACCTCGACCTCGCTTATAACGCCGGGTTAGGCCGCGACCTCACCTTGCCGCTGGAGGAGTTGAAGGAACGCGACCCCCTCGCCCCCCGGCAGCGCGCGACGGTCACCTTTCCCGAACTCGCACGCTCGGGCCTGCGCCTGTGCTTCGCCACCCTCTTCGCCGCGCCCCGCACGCCCGAACAGCCCGGCTACACCGACCCCGCTGGCGCCCGGCGCCGAGCCCTCGCCCAACTCGAAACGTACGCGCGCTGGCAGGACGCCGGACACGTCCGCGTGCTCCGCAGCCGTGCAGAGGTCCGCGCCCACCTCGCCGCCGATTCGGCCCCCTTAGGCGTCGTGCTGCTCATGGAGGGCGCCGACCCGGTCCGAGGCCCGGACGACCTCGCCTTCTGGCAGGCGGCGGGCGTGCGCGTGATCGGCCCGGCCTGGGGAAGAACCCGCTTCGCCGGCGGCACCGACGCGCCCGGTCCGCTGACGCCCGAGGGAAAAGCACTCGTGCGGGCGATGAAGGACCTCGGCCTGACCCTCGACGCCTCGCACCTCGACGACGCTTCCTTCTGGGACGCGGCTGAACTCGGCGTGCCGATGATCTCCACCCATGCCAACGCCCGCGCCCTCGTCCCCGGTAACCGCCACCTGACAGATGAGATGGCGCGGCACGTCGTGTCCAGCGGTGGCGTCCTCGGCCTCGTGTTCCACAGCCGCTTCATCCGCCCCGGCTGGCAGGAGGGAAACCCGCGCGCCCCCCTCGGCGAGCTCACCCGCCACGCCGAGCATTACGCCGCCCTCGTCGGCTGGGACCACGTCGCCCTGGGCACCGACCTCGACGGCGGCTTCGGCGCGGAGAAGACCCCGCAGGGCGTGGACCGTTACTGCGACGTGTGGCGCTTCGTCGAGACCCTCCCCACAGCGGTCCAGGCCGGCGTGGCGGGGGAGAACTGGCAGCGCTGGCTCACACACCACCTCTGA